The following are encoded together in the Dermacoccus nishinomiyaensis genome:
- a CDS encoding class I SAM-dependent methyltransferase codes for MSEHIKDHEAWAEFGDVLRLPINPETDYVGGIPWEGAGFKPELPLVDIGPGSGLTTVALAEQFPDAEIIAVEPDPWMRSMLMMRIAERDSLRARATVVPNSILDAWMPEQIGGALLFNVIYFLGGRARLAFWDRMAQVLPEGAPILMSRAYGVVDTGEELVRTASSTMGRNTYERWRQTVPVKDGRVEITNTYKTIRGGEVVREVTTKIAPFSLDEELVVSEIPIGKFAIEELSEKYLVIRRAPDIRR; via the coding sequence ATGAGTGAGCACATTAAGGACCACGAGGCGTGGGCCGAGTTCGGTGACGTGCTGCGGTTGCCGATCAACCCCGAGACCGACTATGTCGGCGGGATTCCCTGGGAGGGAGCCGGGTTCAAGCCTGAGTTGCCGCTCGTCGACATCGGCCCCGGCTCGGGCCTGACGACGGTCGCGCTCGCCGAGCAGTTCCCCGACGCCGAGATCATCGCCGTCGAACCCGACCCGTGGATGCGCTCGATGCTCATGATGCGCATCGCCGAGCGCGACTCGCTGCGTGCACGCGCCACCGTCGTGCCGAACTCGATCCTCGACGCGTGGATGCCCGAGCAGATCGGTGGCGCGCTGCTGTTCAACGTCATCTACTTCCTCGGCGGACGCGCGCGCCTCGCGTTCTGGGATCGCATGGCGCAGGTGCTGCCCGAGGGCGCACCGATCCTCATGAGCCGCGCGTACGGCGTCGTCGACACGGGTGAGGAGCTCGTGCGCACGGCGAGTTCGACGATGGGGCGCAACACCTACGAGCGGTGGCGTCAGACGGTTCCGGTCAAGGACGGGCGCGTCGAGATCACCAACACCTACAAGACGATCCGCGGCGGCGAGGTCGTGCGTGAGGTGACGACGAAGATCGCGCCGTTCTCGCTCGACGAGGAACTCGTCGTCTCCGAGATCCCGATCGGCAAGTTCGCCATCGAGGA